Part of the Patescibacteria group bacterium genome is shown below.
GCAAAATTATAATTTTGCTTCCCGGCACCGCCACACCAAGATTAAAATCGCAAATTTTATCTGCTAAGAGCGAAAAAAAAATCTTTGAAGTTAAAAACATGAAAGAAGCAATAGAGATGTCTCAAAAAAACGCAAAAAAAGGCGATATTGTCCTTCTGTCTCCCGGCTGCGCCAGTTTCGGATTGTTTAAAAATGAATTTGATCGCGGAGGAAAATTTAAAAAATTTGTCAAAAATTTAAAATGATCAAAACAAAAATTCATCAACCTGATTATATTATTATCATTAACCTGGCAATTTTGATTATTTTGGGATTGATTATTCTTACTTCGGCCAGTTATTTTACTGCCTGTGAAAGATTTGATAATTGTTATTTTTATTTAACGCATCAAATCCTTAACGGTTTATTGCCGGGTTTATTTATTTTTTGGCTTCTGGCTCGTTTTGACTATCATCATTTAAAAAAAATTTCTTTTTACTTGCTTATTTTTTCACTTATAATATTGGCCTTGGTTCTGGTGCCGGGCATAGGTTTTGCCAAAGAAGGGGTAAGTCGGTGGATAAAAATAGGCGGCTTTAATTTTCAACCGTCAGAATTTATAAAATTATCATTTCTGATTTATTTGGCAGCTTGGTTCTCCGGTCATCAAGATAAATTCAAAAACATTAAAGAAGTTTTTATACCATTTGTTCTTTTTTTAGTTATTATCAGCGTTCTTATTATTTTTCAGCCGGATATAGGAACTTTATTGGTGATTATTATAAGTGCCCTGGTTGTTTATTTCATTGCCGGCGCGCCTTGGAAACATTTGGGTTTTATAATAATGGGCGGACTTATATCTTTAATAGCTTTAATTAAAATAGCTCCTTATCGTTTTGACAGAGTAATGGTATTTCTTCATCCTGAAGCGGACCTTCAAGGTATAGGTTATCATATTAATCAGGCGATTTTGGCCATTGGTTCAGGAGGAATTTTTGGTCGGGGATTGGGACATTCGTATCAAAAAATTAATTATTTGCCCGAAGTGGTCGGTGATTCAATTTTTGCCGTGATGGCCGAAGAGCTGGGCTTTATTTCAATGTTGATAGTGGTGGGATTATATATTTATTTGGCTATTCGTATTTTCAGATTAGCCAATTTAAATCGTGATAATTTTGGAAAATTATTGACAGTCGGCATCGGTTCTTGGTTTATTTTTCAATCATTAATCAATATGGCTGCGATGTTAAGACTTTTGCCTTTGACCGGCATTCCTTTGCCTTTTGTCAGTTATGGCGGCACAAGTTTTTGCGTTTTTATGGCTGCTTTTGGAATTTTGGTTAATATTTCAAAACAAACAGACGTCTTGACATAAAAGAAAAAATTTGTTAAATTTAGAATAAATAAAATCTGTTTATCGGCAAACAAAAGGAGGTGAGAGATGTTTTTTACAATCTATTTCTTGATTGCTTCAAGTTTGGGAGAAATTGATTTGAATCAGGTAAATTCGCATAATCTGTTTAAAGAGGGGAAAGAAGAAGTTTATTCCATTAGATATAGATGGTTGATGCAAGATATCGCCGTTGGGACTCTTAAGACACGATTTAATGGCAAATTTGCCATGAATGGAAATACTATTTGGAATTTTTATGCAGAAGCGAAGAGCAATGAAATGGCGAATAATCTTAAACAACCTTTCTGCGTAACAATGGAGTCATGGGTGGATCAAAGTTTTAAAAGTTTACGTTTTAATAAAACGGAAGATTGGCATGGACGGAAAAAGAAGATACAGATTTGTATAGATCAGTTTAATAATCGGGGAAGTTGGGATGTATCTTATTCGAAGGATAAAAATGATTTTTTTACGGGAGAAATTCTGCCAAGTTCACGAGATTTATTGGCCCTGCTCTATCTTCTTAAAGCTATTCCTGCTGAAAGTTTAGGGGTTGGCAAGAGTTGGAGCATTAACATGGTCAGAGAGAATAAATCTAAAACAGATTCTTTATATTCTGATTCTTTGCAAGCCATGATTTCAGCCATAGAAATAATAACAATTCAGGGAAGAGAAACAAAGTGTTTTGTTTTTGAAATTGAATATAGAGAAAACAATTTTCTCGGTTCAACTGAGAAAATAAAAATTTGGCTAAACAGAAGACATCGAATTATGATGCTTCAGAGGGGGAATTTCACTTTGGTTTTAAAAAAATAAAGGCTTCAGTAATAACTGAGGCCTTTTATAATTTTGGGGCTTGCCCCCTCACCATAACGGCGATGCCCCGCTTTGGCAGGGCGATCCAGCTTTGTTATTTTATTTATTGTTATAAGATTTATTTCTATTTAAAAAAATATTAAATGCAAGATATTATCGCCATTAGGTGAGGGGGCTTGCTCTCCGGCTAAAAATGTTTTATAATTTAAGAGATGACTATCAAATTTAGCATCAAAAATCGTTTGATTATTTCCGGAATTTTTATCATTCTGGGTTTTTTGATTTTGTTGGCTCACAATTTAAATCTTAAAATTTTCTCGGCAAAAGCTGATTCAGAAGATAATATTCGCGGTTGGGGATGGAGCGAGAATATCGGTTGGGTTTCCGCAAATTGTTATAATGATTATGGGAAATGTGTCGGCGGAAGCAATAATGGTTTATATTGTGACAACGGATGTCCGGGTGGGACCTGCCAAGTTGATGGAATTTTTGAAGATAGATGCAGCGGGAATAATTATGGCGTTGCAGTAGATACTATTTCTCCATATAAATTACATGGTTATGCTTGGAGTTCAAATATGGGTTGGATCTGTTTTGGTTGCTCTTGCGATAATAATTCGAGCTGCTGTGATACCCCTTCAAGCTGTGAAGGGCCGGATGCATGGGATGGAAATAAACCGTGGGCCTGTTCGGGAAATGCCACTTGTGTCGGCGGTACTTGTTCTTGTCTCGGGGATAAAGGTGAATCTTTTTATCCAACTCCCACTTCTGATGAATTGCGCGCGCATTGGAATTTAAATAATGAAAGTTCGCCAATCCAGGATTCTTCTGGTAATGGTAATGTAGGGACACTTAATGGTACGACTAGAGTTTCCGGCAAATGGGGTAATGCCAGATCATTTAATGGGACGAGTGATTATATAGAAATGGCAGACAGCCCATCTTTAAGTATCACCGGCGATTTAACAGTTGAGGCATTTATAAAACGAGGCGTGATTGGCGGCACAGAACAACAAACTATTTTGGGCAAATGGGATGATGGAACGGGTAAAAGTTATCGACTTTGGTTGGATACTGATAATAAATTAAATTTTTTTGTGTCCGGTACTACCGAAGCAACAATAACTCAAACTACTGCCAATTTAACTGATATAACAAAATGGCATTCCGTGGCCGGAAAATATGATTATGACGGAAGCGAAAAATTAAGTATTTTTGTTGACGGAGTGGAAGTTGATGGAACAACTAGCGGCACAGTACCAAGCACTTTAATAGATTTATCGCAAAAATTTTATTTGGGCGCGAAAAAGGGCGCTTCAACAATGGATACATTTTTTAAGGGCACAATTGAAAATGTTTCAATTTGGTTTAAAGCTAAATCAGACAGCGAAATTTTTTCTGACGGACAAATGGAACTCTCCGGTTGGGCCAAAGTAATCAATTTGGGAGATAATGGCTGGATGAAATTACAGAAAAGTTTAACTGACGCCACTCCGAGTAAATGGTGGGGAAGTTATTTGGAAGATTATATAGATTTTTACAGAATGGGTGGTTGGGGTTGGAATGATTATTCCAGTTCTTTGCTTGGCGTTGGTTGGTTGGAAAATGGTTATCCTAAGGATGTTCTCGCGCCTGCGACTTTTGATATTTTAAGTGTTGATAATAGCACCGACTGCCATCAATTATCGGTTTTATATAGTTCTGCTGATTGGGCAGAGAATTATACTTATTGGCGGAAAGATGATGTAGAAAGTTGCCCAACTTGCAGTACGGAAGAAAATTGTGGAACTAATGGTTATACGCAAAACAGTGTATCCGAAGGAACTGAGGGATATTTGCAAGATACGGGGTTGATTGAAGATACGGGTTATTGTTACGCGGTGGTGGCGCATAACGCGACCGGTTCAACATGGAATTCCAATGGAGCACAATGGGGAAAAACTCTTAATTGCGAACCGGACGGAGAAACTACTGATGCTAAAACTTGCGGTCAAATTAAAACTAAATGGGATGGGCCTCAGGGCAGCAGCGCTGATGGTTATAATATTTATCGGACATTAACCGACACGGGATGCAACAGTTTAGTTGATTCCAGATGCCAATTAGTCGGTCATTTGGCCGAAGGAATTTCTTAT
Proteins encoded:
- a CDS encoding DUF3108 domain-containing protein, giving the protein MFFTIYFLIASSLGEIDLNQVNSHNLFKEGKEEVYSIRYRWLMQDIAVGTLKTRFNGKFAMNGNTIWNFYAEAKSNEMANNLKQPFCVTMESWVDQSFKSLRFNKTEDWHGRKKKIQICIDQFNNRGSWDVSYSKDKNDFFTGEILPSSRDLLALLYLLKAIPAESLGVGKSWSINMVRENKSKTDSLYSDSLQAMISAIEIITIQGRETKCFVFEIEYRENNFLGSTEKIKIWLNRRHRIMMLQRGNFTLVLKK
- a CDS encoding LamG domain-containing protein; the encoded protein is MTIKFSIKNRLIISGIFIILGFLILLAHNLNLKIFSAKADSEDNIRGWGWSENIGWVSANCYNDYGKCVGGSNNGLYCDNGCPGGTCQVDGIFEDRCSGNNYGVAVDTISPYKLHGYAWSSNMGWICFGCSCDNNSSCCDTPSSCEGPDAWDGNKPWACSGNATCVGGTCSCLGDKGESFYPTPTSDELRAHWNLNNESSPIQDSSGNGNVGTLNGTTRVSGKWGNARSFNGTSDYIEMADSPSLSITGDLTVEAFIKRGVIGGTEQQTILGKWDDGTGKSYRLWLDTDNKLNFFVSGTTEATITQTTANLTDITKWHSVAGKYDYDGSEKLSIFVDGVEVDGTTSGTVPSTLIDLSQKFYLGAKKGASTMDTFFKGTIENVSIWFKAKSDSEIFSDGQMELSGWAKVINLGDNGWMKLQKSLTDATPSKWWGSYLEDYIDFYRMGGWGWNDYSSSLLGVGWLENGYPKDVLAPATFDILSVDNSTDCHQLSVLYSSADWAENYTYWRKDDVESCPTCSTEENCGTNGYTQNSVSEGTEGYLQDTGLIEDTGYCYAVVAHNATGSTWNSNGAQWGKTLNCEPDGETTDAKTCGQIKTKWDGPQGSSADGYNIYRTLTDTGCNSLVDSRCQLVGHLAEGISYNGLIAQWKMNETSWSGQSDEVKDSSSQDNNGTAGNGVSTVSGAKFNYGGSFAGDNDYVEVSDADDLDLSTAITLEAWVKIDTSKDNGIIAKGTSSNLRNYEMRVNSSGYLSFNFYTGDWKNHTDDTTIISPNQWYHLASVFDDSSDKEVTLYVNGVKVKEFDETALLTANNETLTIGRVGSYYFDGLLDNVAIYNVAKSDSDIKIDYEAGTSNCSLEGDCGLASVCDGAEAPYTKCGTADTCCYIDKRVIPKMNYYYVINATSEQGVSPSSDQTPAAQTSCWPTHQQQEQ
- the ftsW gene encoding putative lipid II flippase FtsW, yielding MIKTKIHQPDYIIIINLAILIILGLIILTSASYFTACERFDNCYFYLTHQILNGLLPGLFIFWLLARFDYHHLKKISFYLLIFSLIILALVLVPGIGFAKEGVSRWIKIGGFNFQPSEFIKLSFLIYLAAWFSGHQDKFKNIKEVFIPFVLFLVIISVLIIFQPDIGTLLVIIISALVVYFIAGAPWKHLGFIIMGGLISLIALIKIAPYRFDRVMVFLHPEADLQGIGYHINQAILAIGSGGIFGRGLGHSYQKINYLPEVVGDSIFAVMAEELGFISMLIVVGLYIYLAIRIFRLANLNRDNFGKLLTVGIGSWFIFQSLINMAAMLRLLPLTGIPLPFVSYGGTSFCVFMAAFGILVNISKQTDVLT